The proteins below come from a single Agromyces flavus genomic window:
- a CDS encoding DUF1003 domain-containing protein: MARADADDRRFDTPKGLRRSPSPLRLSGDRDRFGRFTEWVARAMGTPGFLVGLTVFALGWMAWNTFAPEPWRFDSIAIGFTALTLVLSLQASYAAPLILLAQNRQDDRDRVQIEQDRQRAERNLADTEYLAREVVALRLAVRDLASKEFIRQELRQVLDELDRRDEEESTHAAS; this comes from the coding sequence ATGGCACGCGCTGACGCCGACGACCGTCGGTTCGACACCCCGAAGGGACTGCGGCGATCTCCGTCGCCCCTCCGCCTCTCGGGCGACCGCGACCGGTTCGGCCGGTTCACCGAGTGGGTCGCGCGCGCGATGGGCACCCCTGGCTTCCTGGTCGGGCTCACGGTGTTCGCGCTCGGGTGGATGGCGTGGAACACGTTCGCGCCCGAACCGTGGCGGTTCGACTCCATCGCGATCGGGTTCACCGCGCTGACGCTCGTGCTGTCGCTCCAGGCGTCGTACGCCGCCCCCCTCATCCTGCTCGCGCAGAACCGGCAGGACGACCGCGACCGCGTGCAGATCGAGCAGGACCGCCAGCGGGCCGAGCGCAACCTCGCCGACACCGAGTACCTCGCGCGCGAGGTCGTCGCCCTTCGGCTCGCGGTGCGCGACCTCGCGTCGAAGGAGTTCATCCGCCAGGAGCTCCGCCAGGTGCTCGACGAGCTCGACCGGCGCGACGAGGAGGAGTCGACGCATGCCGCGTCCTGA
- a CDS encoding magnesium transporter MgtE N-terminal domain-containing protein — protein MSATRVFVARLAGCPVFDPAGDRVGKVRDVLVVYRKSDPPRVVGLIVEIPGKRRVFVSIGRVTSIGGGQIITTGLINLRRFEQRGGEVRVIAEMLGRKVAFNDGSGTATIEDVAIEERDPGEWEVDQLFVRRPKTSASPFAKGPSAYVTWREVRETIAAGEAQSAEQLIATYSELKPADLANTLLDLTPQRRQEVAEELPDDRLADVLEEMPESDQVEILAHLGDDRAADVLDHMQPDDAADLIAQLPEDRGEHLLELMEPEEAEDVRFLLSYGPDTAGGLMTTEPIIVSADATVAEGLALIRRHDLPPALGAAVCVTLPPYEPPTGRFLGIVHFQRMLRYPPHERLGSLIDQGLEPVRADTSAAEVSRILASYDLVSVPVVDEKQRLVGVVTIDDVLDYLLPDDWRSHPDDESEVTRRATARAQLATGSIPIAPGRRAGDGTR, from the coding sequence GTGAGCGCCACGAGAGTCTTCGTCGCCCGACTCGCCGGGTGCCCCGTCTTCGACCCTGCGGGCGATCGCGTGGGCAAGGTCCGCGACGTCCTCGTGGTGTATCGCAAGTCCGATCCACCGCGCGTCGTGGGACTCATCGTCGAGATCCCCGGGAAGCGCCGCGTCTTCGTCTCCATCGGCCGGGTCACCTCGATCGGCGGCGGCCAGATCATCACGACCGGCCTGATCAACCTGCGCCGGTTCGAGCAGCGCGGCGGCGAGGTGCGCGTGATCGCCGAGATGCTCGGTCGCAAGGTCGCGTTCAACGACGGCTCGGGCACCGCCACCATCGAGGATGTCGCCATCGAGGAGCGCGATCCCGGCGAGTGGGAGGTCGACCAGCTGTTCGTGCGGCGACCCAAGACGAGCGCATCGCCGTTCGCCAAGGGTCCCTCGGCGTACGTGACCTGGCGCGAGGTGCGCGAGACCATCGCGGCCGGCGAGGCGCAGTCGGCCGAGCAGCTCATCGCGACGTACTCCGAGCTCAAGCCCGCCGACCTCGCCAACACGCTGCTCGACCTGACGCCGCAGCGCCGGCAGGAGGTCGCCGAGGAACTGCCCGACGACCGGCTCGCCGACGTGCTCGAGGAGATGCCCGAGTCCGACCAGGTCGAGATCCTGGCGCACCTCGGCGACGACCGCGCGGCCGACGTGCTCGATCACATGCAGCCCGACGACGCGGCCGACCTCATCGCGCAGCTGCCGGAAGACCGTGGCGAGCACCTGCTCGAGCTCATGGAGCCCGAGGAGGCCGAGGACGTGCGCTTCCTGCTCTCGTACGGTCCCGACACCGCGGGCGGGCTCATGACCACCGAGCCGATCATCGTGTCGGCCGATGCCACGGTGGCCGAGGGCCTCGCCCTGATCCGCCGCCACGACCTGCCGCCCGCACTCGGCGCCGCGGTGTGCGTGACCCTGCCGCCGTACGAACCGCCCACCGGGCGCTTCCTCGGCATCGTGCACTTCCAGCGGATGCTGCGCTACCCGCCGCACGAGCGCTTGGGCTCGCTCATCGACCAGGGCCTCGAGCCCGTCAGGGCCGACACGTCGGCCGCCGAGGTGAGCCGTATCCTGGCGAGCTACGACCTCGTGTCGGTGCCCGTCGTCGACGAGAAGCAACGGCTCGTCGGCGTCGTGACGATCGACGACGTCCTCGACTACCTGCTGCCCGATGACTGGCGAAGTCATCCCGACGACGAGTCGGAGGTGACCAGACGCGCGACCGCCCGCGCCCAGCTCGCCACCGGCAGCATCCCGATCGCACCCGGAAGGAGGGCAGGAGATGGCACGCGCTGA
- a CDS encoding general stress protein, producing the protein MSTQSPFGGRIGRAFPTLPKGETVASYETYQEAQAAVDRLAKAEFPVKELSIVGHDLTSVERITGTLSWGRAAGAGALSGAWFGTFLGLLLFIFSPSGTSLGILGAAILIGAGFGMIFSVVSYSINRRRRDFTSVMQVLATRYAVIAEPAHVIRARQVLGVADAAAPPSPSAVPVVTPPPVEPVAEPGRGVPGGDEPGRVEPGGVEDGSNRPPLDAEGAPGQRPADDARPLTYGEAQDAARRAARERREADGV; encoded by the coding sequence GTGAGCACGCAGAGCCCGTTCGGCGGTCGCATCGGCCGCGCCTTCCCGACGCTGCCCAAGGGCGAGACGGTCGCGAGCTACGAGACCTACCAGGAGGCCCAGGCCGCGGTCGACCGCCTGGCGAAGGCCGAGTTCCCGGTCAAGGAGCTCTCGATCGTCGGCCACGACCTCACGAGCGTCGAGCGCATCACCGGCACGCTGAGCTGGGGCCGGGCTGCCGGCGCGGGCGCCTTGTCGGGCGCCTGGTTCGGCACGTTCCTCGGCCTGCTGCTGTTCATCTTCTCGCCGTCGGGCACGTCGCTCGGCATCCTCGGCGCCGCGATCCTCATCGGCGCGGGCTTCGGCATGATCTTCAGCGTCGTCTCGTACTCGATCAATCGCCGACGTCGCGACTTCACGTCGGTCATGCAGGTGCTCGCCACGCGGTACGCCGTCATCGCCGAGCCGGCGCACGTGATCAGGGCCCGCCAGGTGCTGGGGGTCGCGGATGCCGCGGCGCCGCCGTCGCCCTCTGCGGTCCCAGTGGTGACTCCGCCCCCGGTCGAGCCCGTGGCAGAGCCGGGCCGTGGCGTGCCGGGCGGTGACGAACCCGGCCGTGTCGAGCCCGGCGGGGTCGAGGACGGCTCGAACCGGCCGCCGCTCGACGCCGAGGGCGCGCCAGGGCAACGCCCTGCCGACGACGCGCGTCCGCTCACCTACGGCGAGGCGCAGGATGCCGCGCGCCGCGCCGCACGCGAGCGCCGCGAGGCCGACGGGGTCTGA
- a CDS encoding aminopeptidase P family protein: MTNSGDATATAHEARPIDETTAEETGRNANRSTTPASEGFKAFIFGGWADRDEPLPEPRAQAAYAAARRARVSAEFPGQRLVIPAGDMKQRANDTDYPFRAHSAFAHLTGWGSDSEPGAILVMEPTGQAAHAATVYFRERAGRDSEEFYANAAIGEFWIGPRPSLAHVAADLQVEARGIADFDRVIDAVDTATLVLREADVAITERVDHARLRFAAEAALSTNAADTPFSLEVNAEHEPDADFARVLSELRLVKDEYEIAEMRAAVDATERGFAEVLAELPRITSEVRGERVIEGVFATRARLDGNDVGYASIAAAGPHATILHWTRNDGPVVPGDLVLLDAGVERDSYYTADITRTFPVNGAFSAVQRQVYEAVLEAADAAFRVARPGVVFREIHAAAMAVIARKTAEWGFLPVSAQESLEPENQFHRRYMVHGTSHHLGLDVHDCAQARRSMYMDGVLEPGMVFTIEPGLYFQPDDLTVPEEFRGIGVRIEDDILVTADGAENLSAGIPRTADEVEAWVRGAAR, translated from the coding sequence ATGACCAATTCCGGCGACGCCACCGCGACGGCCCACGAGGCCCGCCCCATCGACGAGACCACCGCCGAGGAGACCGGCCGCAACGCGAACCGCTCCACGACGCCCGCATCCGAGGGCTTCAAGGCGTTCATCTTCGGCGGTTGGGCCGATCGCGACGAGCCGCTCCCCGAGCCGCGCGCGCAGGCGGCGTACGCCGCCGCACGTCGGGCCCGCGTCTCGGCCGAGTTCCCCGGCCAGCGCCTGGTCATCCCCGCCGGCGACATGAAGCAGCGCGCCAACGACACCGACTACCCCTTCCGCGCGCACTCCGCGTTCGCCCACCTCACCGGGTGGGGCTCCGACTCCGAGCCCGGCGCGATCCTCGTCATGGAGCCGACCGGACAGGCGGCGCACGCCGCGACGGTGTACTTCCGCGAGCGCGCCGGTCGCGACTCCGAGGAGTTCTACGCCAACGCCGCGATCGGCGAGTTCTGGATCGGCCCGCGTCCGTCGCTCGCACACGTCGCCGCCGACCTCCAGGTCGAGGCGCGGGGCATCGCCGACTTCGATCGCGTGATCGATGCCGTCGACACCGCCACGCTCGTCCTGCGCGAAGCCGACGTTGCGATCACCGAGCGCGTCGACCACGCGCGCCTGCGCTTCGCGGCCGAGGCCGCGCTCTCGACGAACGCCGCCGACACGCCGTTCAGCCTCGAGGTCAACGCCGAGCACGAACCTGATGCCGACTTCGCCCGCGTGCTCTCCGAGCTGCGCCTCGTGAAGGACGAGTACGAGATCGCCGAGATGCGCGCTGCCGTCGACGCCACCGAGCGCGGTTTCGCCGAGGTGCTCGCCGAGCTGCCCCGCATCACGAGCGAGGTCCGCGGCGAGCGCGTCATCGAGGGCGTGTTCGCCACGCGCGCGCGGCTCGACGGCAACGACGTCGGCTACGCCTCGATCGCGGCGGCGGGCCCGCACGCCACCATCCTGCACTGGACCCGCAACGACGGTCCCGTCGTGCCGGGTGATCTCGTGCTGCTCGACGCCGGCGTCGAGCGCGACAGCTACTACACGGCCGACATCACGCGCACGTTCCCGGTCAACGGCGCGTTCTCGGCCGTGCAGCGCCAGGTCTACGAGGCCGTCCTCGAGGCGGCGGATGCCGCGTTCCGCGTCGCACGCCCGGGAGTCGTCTTCCGCGAGATCCACGCGGCCGCGATGGCGGTCATCGCACGGAAGACCGCCGAGTGGGGCTTCCTCCCCGTCTCGGCCCAGGAGTCGCTGGAGCCCGAGAACCAGTTCCACCGCCGGTACATGGTCCACGGCACGAGCCACCACCTGGGACTCGACGTGCACGACTGCGCGCAGGCGCGACGCTCGATGTACATGGACGGCGTGCTCGAGCCGGGCATGGTCTTCACGATCGAGCCGGGGCTGTACTTCCAGCCCGACGACCTCACGGTGCCCGAGGAGTTCCGGGGCATCGGCGTGCGGATCGAGGACGACATCCTCGTCACGGCCGACGGCGCCGAGAACCTCTCGGCGGGCATCCCGCGCACGGCCGACGAGGTCGAGGCCTGGGTGCGCGGCGCGGCCCGCTGA
- a CDS encoding endonuclease/exonuclease/phosphatase family protein: MLPRILGWAIVLGTAVVAAVLLWPQGFGLQNQWIAAHVVALRGAAAVVAGATAVVFALLALVEPARRFALAMTAVLLAFSIGNAGILAVRGFGGSGDGAAAATADSLTVLSWNTLGEVPDAATIAGLALDEEADVIVLPETTEPLGEEIAIAMRDGGRPMWVHTQFFDQVAKARSTTILISPELGDYQVVNEPWPGPPENTNTLPSVVAEPVDGDGPRIVAVHAVAPIRWELRNWRSDLDWLAEQCAGENVVMAGDFNATLDHFAGRGVDGGDLGRCSDAAAQARSAAVGTWPTRVPALLGSPIDHVLATPGWRVQAFRVIEGLDDAGSDHRPIVATLARD; this comes from the coding sequence ATGCTCCCCCGCATCCTCGGCTGGGCGATCGTGCTCGGCACCGCCGTCGTCGCGGCCGTGCTGCTGTGGCCGCAGGGCTTCGGCCTGCAGAACCAGTGGATCGCCGCGCACGTGGTCGCGCTGCGCGGCGCAGCGGCCGTCGTGGCGGGCGCCACGGCCGTCGTCTTCGCGCTGCTGGCCCTCGTCGAACCCGCACGTCGGTTCGCGCTCGCGATGACGGCGGTCCTCCTGGCCTTCTCGATCGGCAACGCCGGCATCCTCGCGGTGCGCGGGTTCGGGGGTTCCGGCGACGGGGCGGCGGCCGCGACGGCGGATTCGCTCACGGTGCTCTCGTGGAACACGCTCGGCGAGGTCCCCGACGCCGCGACCATCGCGGGCCTCGCGCTCGACGAGGAGGCCGACGTCATCGTCCTCCCCGAGACGACCGAGCCGCTCGGCGAGGAGATCGCGATCGCGATGCGCGACGGCGGCCGCCCCATGTGGGTGCACACGCAGTTCTTCGACCAGGTCGCCAAGGCGCGTTCGACGACCATCCTGATCTCGCCCGAACTCGGCGACTACCAGGTGGTGAACGAGCCCTGGCCGGGCCCGCCCGAGAACACCAACACGCTGCCGAGCGTCGTGGCCGAGCCGGTGGACGGCGACGGCCCGAGGATCGTCGCGGTCCACGCGGTCGCGCCGATCCGCTGGGAGCTGCGCAACTGGCGCAGCGACCTCGACTGGCTCGCCGAGCAGTGCGCAGGTGAGAACGTCGTCATGGCCGGCGACTTCAATGCCACGCTCGACCACTTCGCCGGACGGGGCGTCGACGGCGGCGACCTGGGGCGGTGCTCGGATGCCGCGGCGCAGGCCCGCTCGGCCGCGGTCGGCACCTGGCCGACCCGCGTGCCGGCGCTGCTGGGCAGCCCCATCGACCACGTGCTCGCGACTCCCGGATGGCGCGTCCAGGCGTTCCGCGTGATCGAGGGCCTCGACGACGCGGGCAGTGACCATCGCCCGATCGTGGCGACGCTCGCACGGGACTGA
- a CDS encoding PHP domain-containing protein produces MVEAPVHVAADLHAHSTVSDGTDAPAELVEAAVRAGLEGLAITDHDSTAGWAEASAAAHRHGVVLIPGMELSTRVQFASVHVLAYLVDPDDEGLLAETERIRESRLTRAEKIVRRISADYDLTWDDVLAQTTDGATIGRPHIADALVARGHAATRSEAFAGILHWRSGYAQPHYAPDPLTGIRLIRAAGGVPVLAHPGTRGAEGVLTDDRLRRFADAGLFGLEVDHPENTEASKPRLRALAARYGLAVTGSSDYHGLGKANRIGEHTTPADVVARIVAEATGARPIVPAPAA; encoded by the coding sequence ATGGTCGAAGCCCCGGTCCACGTCGCGGCCGACCTGCACGCCCACTCGACCGTGTCCGACGGCACGGACGCTCCGGCCGAGCTGGTCGAGGCGGCCGTCCGGGCCGGGCTCGAGGGGCTCGCGATCACCGACCACGACTCGACGGCAGGGTGGGCCGAGGCGTCCGCCGCCGCCCATCGCCACGGAGTCGTCCTGATCCCGGGGATGGAGCTCTCCACTCGCGTGCAGTTCGCGAGCGTGCATGTGCTCGCCTACCTCGTCGACCCCGACGACGAGGGACTCCTCGCCGAGACCGAGCGGATCCGCGAGTCGCGCCTGACGCGCGCGGAGAAGATCGTGCGCCGCATCTCGGCCGACTACGACCTCACCTGGGACGACGTCCTCGCGCAGACCACCGACGGAGCAACGATCGGCCGCCCGCACATCGCCGACGCCCTCGTCGCGCGCGGCCACGCGGCCACGCGTTCCGAGGCGTTCGCCGGCATCCTGCACTGGCGCTCGGGGTACGCGCAGCCGCACTACGCGCCCGACCCGCTCACCGGCATCCGGCTCATCCGCGCCGCGGGCGGGGTGCCCGTGCTGGCGCACCCCGGCACGCGCGGAGCCGAGGGCGTCCTGACCGACGACCGGCTGCGCCGCTTCGCCGACGCCGGCCTCTTCGGCCTCGAGGTCGACCACCCCGAGAACACCGAGGCGTCGAAGCCCCGCCTGCGCGCGCTCGCGGCGAGGTACGGGCTCGCGGTCACGGGCTCGAGCGACTACCACGGGCTCGGCAAGGCGAACCGCATCGGCGAGCACACCACGCCCGCCGACGTCGTGGCGCGCATCGTCGCCGAGGCGACCGGCGCGCGACCGATCGTGCCCGCGCCGGCGGCCTGA